The sequence below is a genomic window from Phoenix dactylifera cultivar Barhee BC4 chromosome 16, palm_55x_up_171113_PBpolish2nd_filt_p, whole genome shotgun sequence.
GGATATACAAACATTCTCCACTTATTGCAATTAAATCAAGTTAGAATTATGTTTCAATTGTAAAATCAGATCTCCTTGACATGAAGATTCCAAAGGTTTCAAacacacacagacacacacagaggggagagagagagagagagagaggagagatcaACTTATTGTATGAAGATAATTAGTTTTGCATACTCAAACTGTCGAGTTAAAAATGATATGTGGAAGTAGGTGGCACAATTTCTAAaaatgtagattggctgcaagtAGCTGAACCAGAATCGTCTACATTGCAACTGGCAGAGTATCATATGTGCTAGCAACCATTCTTGTACAGAGTTTTGTGATGTCACCGATGCAAGGGATGCTTGGTTAATTGACTTGTCAGAGTATTGGACTAATGGCCTCTTATTGGTACTTTGTCCTGCAAGTGAGGTTTCTTTTGTGTTTACCTAATGTAACCTAAGTGTCTggcaaattcattattataaCATAAGAAATTGTGTCATGATATGGCATATACCCAATGACTTGAGGCAAATGATACATTGCTCTTGATGCACCTGATTTTATTTCAGCTGTATGTTTTGTACTTACTATTGTTGTTTTTATCTGgaatcttcatgttctttatcatttttttctttagaaAGTCTTAGACACTGTTTCCTTTGGCAGTTGGAGACATTCAAGAGGCATTTGATGCAGTCACTGAATGATGATAATTCATCTGTAAGTTCATTCAATTATTTGCCATTAAATATCCTGATGAATACTCTTCAGAAGTTTTCTGTTATCCTAATGAATTGAGATGATtgaattttctttgttttttttcttttaataacgATCTTCTTTTGCTCTGCTTAGCGATCACAAGAAACCGTTGATATAAGGACCTACGATCAGTCAGTTGCCAAAGCATCTTCTTggaaaggtttgtattttggtTTAAGATCCCTTTTTTTACCTGACTGTGTTTCCGGACCGAAGTCTTTTCTTATTGTTGGTTGCTTGCATGGTTGCTTTCCTGCCTATGGAGTAGAAGATGAAGGGACCATTAGCTGCTCGGCATCAAATATAGTCAGTGGATCTGCAGAAGTGGGAAACATGATTCAAGATGGTGCATGTATAACCTTATATTTTATGATCATTATCAGAAATTTGAATTGTTGGTGATGAAATTTGAGCCATCTTCTTGCTACAGCGACAAACCCAGCTGGGCAGGAATTCTCCATTACTCCACCTATCGCCCCACGTCTCACTCCAACTGCTACACCAAAAGTAACATCAACTAGTGGGTCTCCTAGAGCATATTCTATAGGAGGATCGCCAAACTTGACATCGGGTGCCACTTCACCAACAAACCATCGCTTTGATGGGCACACTGGAATGTCACCATGGTATCCATCGAGCCAGCAGTCCTCAGCAGCTAGCTCTCCTCCTCGTGGACGCTTTATGCCAGGTTTGTGAGTACCTCATGGTTTAGAATTTCTTTTGCTTACCTAAAGCCATAGAGTTTTATATACTTTGGATGTTCTCGGACAGATATGGGTCACTTACATATTCTAAATTTAGAAGATAACgggaaaaaaattttgaaacatgTAACTTTGGAAAATTTAACAATTATTAGTGATCATAAGACATTGAAAACTAATTGTAATTATTATGGCTGTCTGGTATGCTCTAGATAGGTAGGGAATATTCTTAAAAAGGAAAGCagtatttttagataaaaattGCAACTTAGTAGCTAAATGCATGAATATCTAGATAATGGATGATGGCAGTGTATGCCTAATATATTGTGAATAAACCTTATATTTTTTGTCTTGTTTATCCTATTCAGATTAATTCAAGGGTTTCACGCAAGCCAATGAACATGAATTGGAGCTAATATAATTTTACATGGAACAGGCTGAAACTGCTTTGAAATAGTCAAGTCATTTCACTATCCCATTTTGCTCTTACAGATAGGAACAGTCAGCATGAATCATTTATACTAGCAAGCTTATGATAAATTACTTTGTGTTTTTGTTTTCAGGACGCACTCCTCGTATTGATGGAAAAGAATTCTTCCGTCATGTTAGGTCAGTATATGCTTCTGGACACGCTATAGAGGATTAGCTGATGCCAGTTTGTTATAAAACTATCCCGCTGCTTATGCATTTCAGGAGCCGACTCTCTTATGAACAGTTTGGAGCATTTTTAGCTAATATCAAGGAACTCAATGCTCACAGACAGTCACGGGAAGTAAGTTGTTGCATCCTTTGTTCACTGCTGATCTGGCAAATCTCCTTATCTGTCAAGTCAGTGGTAGATAATCAGTGTTACATGCCTTCTACTGACTTGCAGGAAACTCTAAAAAAGGCAGAAGAGATATTTGGTACAGATAACAAGGATCTATACCTATCTTTTCAAGGCTTGCTTAACCGTAACCTGCCTTAGAATTTAATTCGGGAGAGACTGGTAatattactctctctctctctctctctctctctctctctccacacgCACACGCACGCGCACGCGCACTGATACTTATAGGAGTGGTGAACAGCAAGATTTGGTGTACCGGTTGGCACCGTATTGTACCAAGCATATTGTACCATATTGGTACCTTACCAATATTATAGTTTTGTACCGTACTGATACTTGATATGCTTGGCTGTTTTGTACCGTACTGCGTACTGATATTGTAATAGGATGTAACaatacggggttcggtaccaaGACGGCGAATCTTGCTGACGAGTTGTTACATGCTTCCTATCTTTTCTCATTTGTTGATTGAGGTGTTATGTCATTGCAGTTCCTTTGCCTTTTCACATAACCATCAAGTGTTATTTCCACTGGACAAAGTTCTGCTAGTTGGTGCAAATTCTAGTTGCAATTATTCAAAACTCATAGGTCATAGATGAGAAGTTGCCACTCATTAACATCTGGTTTTTGGGCTGACGGCTACCAGAAATTGGCTCCGTCCTCCACAAAGCTTGTACACTCTCAGTTCCATTTAGCCCTACAGAGTTGTCAAAAAGTTAAGAGAAAAGAGGTTCTGCATAATGCAATTTTGGCTGTTAAATACCCAAGCCTTTTAAATTGTTTCAGACTTGTCGAATGGTCGTGTTCTTGCATGTTTTCCGAGGAAATATTGTAATCTTGAGCCCAATTGCTAGCTCCTGGATGAGAATATATGGAGTTTACTTATTCATCTTTAGATTTTGTCAAGGTTGTCTGGATGCTATTGTTAAGTTCTTTGAGGATCACCACGCATTTTGATGATTATTTAACTGCTACGAAGGGATGCACCGGCAGCATTTAGGGTGCGGAAAATTGAAATATTCTCTTGCCAGTCTTTTGTTGTCCAGTTCCAGGAGCGGTCTGCTCCATTTGTTTTCTATTGCTGAAACATTTGTTACTGGTTCTGCTGCTAAACAAATTTGTTGTCACCTATGATCAAACATCAACAAGCTTGAGCCCTTATTTATGAGTCGATATTCTTTTCCCCTTATCTGGATGTTTAACGCttgttctttttcatcttttctaATGTTGTTTCAAATTCAGCGGTAATACATATGTTcctgcactttttttttttttgctgtttccctattttattatttgggtttttttTAGCACCTAAATAATTAAAACCTTGCAGCTCTAAGATATTTCAATTTATTACCTTTAGTTTGTAGtctctcacaaaaaaaaaaaccttgtataaaactgttttttttttccatttgttGTTAAAAGTTGATAATACAATGAAACTGCAGCAACTGAATAAATTGAGGGGAATAATTCCTTGATGTTAGATAATTTTGCTTGTAAGCATATCTAGTTAATGACCGGGCTATTGAGTCAAATTCCCTACTGGTGTGAGAAAATTTTAGAAGAGAAATGCGGTGCTTTCAATTCAAACAATTAATCTTGCACAATGGTTTACAAGTGCTAACGAGCAAAGCTTGTGGATATGAGGTCTTCTACAACCGCATATCTACATTGATTTTGAATATGCTATTGTATTTTGGCTCTATTTGGAGAAGTTTTTGGAAGgctaaaaaatactttctggctttccaaaagtacttttagataaaaaatgttgtttggtaaatttttcggaaagctgtttcagcttttgcgagaagctgaaaacagcttttggggagaagctccaatttggagcttttcgaaaacattgttttcagctttgtcgggaaaCTATTTTTTGGAGCAAAATACGCTCATTTAAATCATACTTTTTTCTCCCAAAATCCTCATCccacctctttctctctcacccatcctctccctccccctctctatcttcttcttcctctcaacgccgccacctctgttccttcttcttcttcttttgttttgggAACTCGTGGCAGCCCatggtggcagccaccatgttggccaccacccatggccgacaacccctctatatttcaataaaataaaataataagtaaataaataaataaaataaaaaaaaataatgagtgagtggcaaataatctgatctaaataaataaataaataaaaatattagtaattagttaaccaattttatcatatagttagaaaatttgttagagagataaatagtCATTAGaaagatgaaaaattaatttacactaataattataatattttatatattcattattgtattatactataaatataatattatattacattatgtcatattacattgatatgttatgttaaataatttaatattatattaaattattattttataatacataatgttatagtactatattataataatattatattatattacattacattaatattatactatatcatatatttacgtattaatatatattatattttattatgttctattgtataatactggtaatgttctttatggtcattttgtcatacaaaagaactttctcagtttgtttatcaaatatatattaaagtgTCACAGCACTTTATAAATGTAGTtatcaaacagctttttataaacgctctgcttcagacagctctacttctaaaaacTCTACTACCAACAGCTTCTCCAAACAAGGCCTTTATATGAAACAACCTATGTTCTTTCTCTTTATTCCTTTTGCTATTAACATTTAGGTTGACAGTATCTATGGTGTTCAAACTTTAAATCCAGCAAGttcttttaaaagttttaatccgaTGTAGTATTGATACGTTTGCCTCATTAAACAGTTCGTGATTTTTTCTTGGTTCCCCTTTATCTCCTTGTATAATTTATTACAACATTCTTCACCAATTTTTTATTGGACATTTTTACCATGAAAATACATCACCTGTACTGCCACCTGCACAATGAGCCATCAAATCTGATCAATCGTCCCATCTCAAGGTCATGCAGCAAACAGCTATACAAAATAAActacaaagtttttttttttttagtgtaaCGGCGGCTTACATATTACGGATGTGAATGtggccaacaaaatcaaaaaataaaatattacataatGATTCTGTTATAGACTTATTGTCCATCCAAATAAAACTACTAGAGTGGTGGGACACATAGGAGGCCATCCAGTTGGCCATCCCATTAGCCTCCCTGAACACGTATGAAGCCGGATGGGAGTCACACTCCTTCATCAACCTGCGAATCTCATAAATTAGCGGCCGATTTTCAGTTGTGCGTCTCCGTCCTCGGATTCACTTAACCATTGTGGCTGAATTGTTCTTAAAAATAATACGGTTTGCACTCAGTGTCCGCCTTGCATAGTAGATGTCCTTATAGTCTGCTTTAAGCTCGGCACATACCACCGACGAGCCAAAAGTTTGCGGGCTCTCCGCCGCAACTAATTTGGCGTGGTGAcctacaagttttttttttttttggtgataacAATATACTACAAAGTTTAACAACCTTGAAATCAATGTAGTAAAGATCCCCACCTCAGCTCCACCACTCCAACCTTCCTACAGAAAGAAAGAGGGGAGCAAAATGGCCAGCCTCGGCTCCATCCGCTACACCACACCACCCTCTCCAACTTGCTCTCCCCAAAACCCCGGGCTCCCTCGTCTCCACTCCAAGCCCCGAGTCTCCATCTTctgctcttcttcctcccaatcCCAAGAAAATGAGGCCGTCTCCTCGTGTCTCAAGTCCTCTGCTTCCATGGCTCTCTCCTCCATCCTCTTCACCTCTTCCGCCGCCGACATCGCCGGGCTGACCCCTTGCAAGGAGTCCAAGGCCTTCGCAGAGCGCGAGAAGCAATCCCTCGAGAAGCTGGAGGCGTCTCTCAATAAGTACGTCCTCGACTCCGTCCTAGCCCAAGCAATCAAAGCCACCATGGAGAAGCCAAGCGCCAGTTCAAGAACTACGGCAAGTTCAGCCTCCTCTCCAGCTCCGACAGCCTCCCTCGCCTCATCGGCGACCAACGCTTGCGAGGATTCATGCATGCGTGTGTTTAATCCTAGGTTGTTATATAGAAATATTTACTAAGCATGTAAGGTATTTGACGAGTAATTGAGCCACAGGATATGAAAACTCTAATGGCATATTTCACCATTGCTACGTGATTGGGCTAAAAATACTGCACAAATCATGCCTGTTGTTCCATGCAAGTTGTATTTTTTAAGAGCTTGTCTAAACCAagctcagatcctaatctttgaGCTACAAgaagataattttttaatttttttatgtagTTTTTAGCTTAATTTTAaagaaatatttaaataaattctaaataaataaagttgTTAGAAGATCGAAGGCATAGACctagataaatttttttttcttttttgctaaaATAGATATTTACAGTACGTATACGAATATAtctaataaatttcaaaaataaaaaatcacgaAGTGTCTGGAGCAACTCTCTCTCCCCAGTTTATACGATATTTTTGGAATAATTGGTCACATAGGCAGCCATCTAATCTGCAGTCTTATTAATCTCTCTAAATATATACCCAGGTCGGACTTGGCTTGACCTAGACGGTTGAGCAACCATTTGTAAGAATGGTGGTCTAAACGGGCCGGGCGGGTCGGGAATCCAAATACTGAAATTTCCAAGCCCGCAAGCCTGAAAGACAAATCCCAGGCCCAAATTAATCCGCCACCATTCCCCATTCGATTAGCGGCCTCTATTTAACCGAGGGCAGCGATTTCGGAGATTTCAGATAAGAACGAGGGAGAAGAGAGACGCGAGGACAATTCCAGCGCAATTTCAGATAAGAAAgacgaagagagagaaaggaggacgGGATCCGCACGGCGTCCGGCGGCGGAGGGAAGGAGGGGAATTGGCGGCAGCAGAGGGCGGCGGGACCCAAGCTTTCAAGGTAACTCCTTTCCTTTTTCCATTACTTTTTTATCCCCAAAGTTTCTTTTTCATGCTGCTGCTGATTGCTGGTTCCGAATTTATATTTGTGTCGATTTTTTAAAGATATTAATGAAATGGGCGGCATATCTGTAAGTATGAAACTGTTTACTGGAATTCCAGGGCATCTAGGGTTGAAAAATGAGGGCTCGAAATTAGGAACATGGCGTTGTTAGCACACCAGACGCAGGTATGTGGTATCAGAAATCCAGCCTCTTGTTGTTTGCATACTTTGTCCTGTTCCACTGAATCATGATTGGTTGCGGCTATTTTTGTTGTAAAAATTTGttttttcttatttgttttagaaaatagattttaaattatttttattgggGTTATTTGATGAAAAGCATGGAGTCATTTTTGctttttaactatttttttcCCTTCAGGGCCTTTGAGTTCTTTTTCTGACCCTCGGGGGGAAATATTATTCACTTGTTTGAGTGGTCATTTATGACTTGGCCGTGGAgtttagagaagaagaggaagaaggtctTGGGTGCTTCAAGGGAGCCAACCTCCTAAATTCAAGAATGAGGATAACGCTTAATTGTCCTTTCCATTCTGATCTTTTCTACAGAATGCAACAATAGGACTCCAGCATCATCTAACTACCTACCCACGTTCTCCACTACAGGCTTCAAAGACACAAACTACAACAGGAGGAGACTACAAACATGTGACACCACAAGACAAGAAACATGCAGCAATCTGAAAATAACAAATATAAGAGTGGACTTTAACCAGACATCATTGATCATGATAAGGCAGCAGAAATGATGCTTTGAAGAGTAAATTCATCTTCTAATCCAAATAACACTCGCTAAGACACCGTGGTATAATtgggagaagagaaaaaggaaaaactgAATTTATTGAGCGATTTTGAGGTTTCAACTTGTTTCTCAAGTGCAATGATCGGACGATTTGGACCAATGCCTTTTTCATCTAGATGAATGCTATTTTAGCCTTCTTGCTTGATTTAACAATCgaagcctttttttttgtccATTGCATCCTTTCTTTGTCTGCATCATTTGCTATTTGATCAATATGCGTCATCATGCGGCAAGAGCTTGCAAGTTATAGAAGAAGTGGTTAGTAATTAAGAGTTGTACTAGTTCAAGTTTTGTTTGACAATAACGGTGGAAATAGGAAAGTACTGGTCCATTAGAAGAAACAAGCAAAGTGCGTGCATGATGTGGTAGGAGAAAAAATGATCGAAGATGAGAGAGGTGGTTATAAGAATATGGGTTGGGATGCAGATTAGTTGATGCAAGTGTCTAAATTTGGAATTTTGTATTATAGTTGTATCTGATGATGGATGATGGAGAGAATGAATTTATTATGGCTTTTATTCAGGTTGGATTCCCTTTGAAGTGGACCAGTTGAAGGCCTCACTATGAACAAAGTcactctttatctctctctctctctctctctcacacacacacacacactgttGCAAGAGAAAAGAATGTAACATATGAGATGCATTAGtcatatttctttttgcattCGAAATTTCGGGGAATAGGAGGCATATTTTATTTTCACTATTTCCATGGTGTTCGATGAAATTTGCATTTTCAAAAATCGTAACTCGTATGAAAGGCCAAGAAGGCACGACTAATTTCTTGTAGCTAAAGCAACTAATATTTGGGATTGTAGAGGAATTGCATATTTTATGCATGTAGACCTTAAGGACAAGGTCATCTTAAGTGGGCAGTGTTATgtgcttattttatttaaaaatattagatctAAATTGTTAAATCTAGGAGATATTTGATGATGGACATCTAGTTATTTTTGGATTTAGCTGTTTAGTAGTTGGTTTAAGTGTTGATTAGTAACGGGCCTtatcaagaaagaagtggtgatgATGTGGCATCACACCATTAGTCATGTAATTCTTTTGTAAACCATGGTAGAGAATTCAGTGAAAGTTTTGTTCTTCTAGGCCTAGTTTGAAAACAGTATAGGCAAAATGAGGACAAGTCATAGTTATCCTCGATAGGTTATCTAGTTCTAGAATAAGGTGGGAtaactttgttttttttttttttggataagcaAATTTTATTTCCAACTCATGCTTAGTTTGTACAATGTCAATAATGAATTTGTTTCAGTGAAAACAAATATTGCCCTTGACTTTATGGCTACTTTTTGTTAGGTAAAGGGATTTTATCATTGGTTGTGGGATAAAAAACTGGGGACAAACCTAGTCCAAGGGGCTTAAGGAACCACCAGTCCCCATTTATACCTGTTTTGACCAAATTGTTAGGTATAAGTGATTCTGGGAGGCCAAAATATTGTGTTTGTCAATTATATGAGGATAAAAGCAGGATAAGTGGGGGATGAAGGCCCTTATCGTATTTCCAAATTGGGGCCTTGGGTAGTGTTTAGTTGTGGAAAAGATTTCGGAAGCCATCTCCCTTGTATTGTTGGAGGGCTAGACCTATTTTGCAAAATAGGAGCTTTTTGGCATTTCGCTGCAGGGATAAGTGTAGGGAATAAGGGGCCTTTAATTCACATTGGATTTTGCGATAGCTTGCACTTTATCATTAGACAAAATTGCCCTTCCACTTTTTTTGACTGTTTAAAGATTGGATAGGGGCAAAATAGTAATTAGGAGGGGATAAGTATGTTCTCTTCCATCATATATCTATTCCACCAAAGTGGTGGAATAGAGATGACTTGTGGGCCTACATACACCCATATGGTATGAGGCCCTATTCTCCACCCTCTTTTGTCGTTTTGCAGGATATACCCCAACTTTGTCGGTAATATATCCCCCATTTTGTTCTCAATCCAAACATGCCCTACAGAACTAGGAGGGCTCATCCCCTGGAAAGCAGATCTTGGGAGGTCGGTTCCCCTTCAAGCAGAACTTGAcgctgcctttttttttcaccttcttattttgtatcaaATAAATGTCAAGTTTGTCTCATTCTTTTCTCCATTTAGATATTAGTACCACAAATTCCTCACTTTAACACGATAGAAGTTTCATGAAGTTAGGCTTAAAAAGGATATATAGGAGATGTAAAATCAGTAGGTTGATATTTGTCtgcatgtttaattactaagtatTACTGTTTCCATGTGTAATATCAAACAAGATATCTGATATTCTATGATTATGCATGCCTGTATTGTGCTTCAGGGTTCTTATTTAACATATTCCTTGAGGCCTAAAGAATTGATCCATGGAGTGAGGTGGAGCACTTGTGCTGCATTTCAGTTCATTGGAAGGAAAGATGAGTTTATACCGTTGAAGCATCGGTTTCATTTCAGGTAAGAGGTAAAAGATTTATGAGTGAGATGTTATTCATGTCGAAATACATTTTTTATTGTATAGCTGTTGTATCATTGGTTTGTCATAAATAACATATTATAGGATCTGGAGTTGTTTTAACAAAAAGGATATATAGATCATGAGGATGACAGGAATTGAGAAAccgttatttatttaatttcctTTTTTGCGTTAAACTTATAATGCAAATTAATGTGCTATCATCACTAGAGAAGTTCCTCCAAGTCATGTATTTTTTGATGCCTATTCTCCTACAAGTTTTGTATTTGTGGCATCCAATATTTCTTTTtgagaatgaaaaaaaataaggtGCTTCTCTAACATTTTAGTTTTGAAGTTGCAACCATGATTAAATTTGCAATATGTAAAATACGAATTGGATATTCCATTGTATGACCAAAGCATCAGCACTGTGGTAAACAAAGTGATGCTGACCAGCAGACCAGAGCCTCTTTGGTTTCCTATCTAATCAGCTCAAAGCATTGAACGAGATCTCCGTTTCTTGTAGGTTCCTTATCCATATGGATGCATCCAAATATATGAAATGGAAAACCAGAGATTGAGATGATTGAGTCTCAGCTTAAAAAACTTGGAGATGAATTCTAGTGCAACTGAGGCAAATGACAGCTTAGCCaaatttctttttcatttttatcttttatctaaatttgaaaattttgattcAAAGATTATCTACAGTTATTGGTGGTTGTTGTTGTTTAATATATAGTTtaataagattaggaattttttaattttaaaacgtAAATTGTTAACTCCTTAACCCATCTTCATGGTGTTTGCTTGGTAGATTAAGTTATAATGTAAAAAGTTCGATAAGTTCAATAACATGTTCATGCAAATATCAGCTTTGCTGTTTAATTCAATATGGTATTCTGGAGGGCTGTAAGCAGAGATCTGAGTCCATTTGACATTATGGGTAAATATCTTTTGGGTATCTCTATAACATGTAAGTTTGTAAGTGTTATAGCGAAGCTTGTTTTGCCAAACTTGTTACTGTGGAGAGTCTCACACTATTGTTTGGTTAATTTGTCATTATGAGGTTAATATTTTTCTATTCAAATCAGTGGTGCATATTGCTTTTGCAGTTATGTCCTTGTATAGCTTTATCGTTTCTAATATAGATTGTCTCAGAATATCCTAATGTTTCAATGGTGAGTGGCACCCACTGCAATAAAAAGTATGTCTCAAAAATATCTGGCTTTGATTTTTAATTTATGAAGAGACTGTGTGTGTTTCCACTTGACCcttcattatcttctgaaagatgcatagaatgaacaaaaaaatCTGTGCAGTGTTTTCACTTGATTAGTTTATCTTTTATTGGAAATACTGTTCTCTGATGTTCCTATGCTTATGAAAAAGAGTTCTCTTCTGTTGTCCTGGAGAAATCTCATTGTTTGTATTATAGTTATATTTTACTGATAGAATGTCATGTACATCAAGTACATGTGAAGTCTTATCATGTTCACAATCTCACAAGCTGTCAACTCTCTTGCGTTATTATGCTTGCTGTACCAGAGGCCGGCCCGTTATTTTACAAAAGGGGAGAGCTTTCAAAGTCTCATATTTTAAAGGCAATGCCCAGAATGATGAACCAGAAGCCAGAGACAGTTGCTCAACATTTCCCAAGGCACCAGTTCAGCTCTCCACACAAGAAGATAGTGAAGAAATTTTGTCTGATTCTCATAATGTACAGAAGCATCCATTATCTTATGCACCTGAAGGCAGAGAAGACACTAGAGCTGGATCTCTTGCAATACAAAAACTTTTCAGAAAGTGGTTGATCATGTTGCGCACACAGACATCTAGTCAGGGAATGGATGAAAATATCTGGGAAGAACATGCTGAGGGTGTAACTTCTGAAGGTCAACAAGTGACTGTGAGAATGAAGGCAGGGATAATGCTGAAGGCTGCACTTGTGTACTTTTTGGGACTTGATGCAGCAATATCCATCCCACTATTGATATTGTAAGTTCTGAGATAAGTGCTTTTGCTCATAATTGTTATTTGCTTTTCAATTTTTCCACTTGATTGTGCTTGTATATTCACACTAACTTGATAGGGATATCGTGTTGACTGCAATTGATGTCATTGTTTGTAAGATCACATTCTCCATGCTTGCAATAATATATGATTTTCATATTATACTGGGTG
It includes:
- the LOC103702155 gene encoding uncharacterized protein At4g15545-like isoform X2, producing MTQSGGGGGCGGGADYHLPDEILAVIPTDPYEQLDLARKITSMAIASRVSKLELENGRMRQKLAEKDRAIAELQDKLSHLDRMFQEADARLRVAFEENIKLSKERDSLAQTSKKLARDLAKLETFKRHLMQSLNDDNSSRSQETVDIRTYDQSVAKASSWKGLYFGLRSLFLPDCVSGPKSFLIVGCLHGCFPAYGVEDEGTISCSASNIVSGSAEVGNMIQDATNPAGQEFSITPPIAPRLTPTATPKVTSTSGSPRAYSIGGSPNLTSGATSPTNHRFDGHTGMSPWYPSSQQSSAASSPPRGRFMPGRTPRIDGKEFFRHVRSRLSYEQFGAFLANIKELNAHRQSREETLKKAEEIFGTDNKDLYLSFQGLLNRNLP
- the LOC103702154 gene encoding uncharacterized protein LOC103702154, encoding MALLAHQTQGSYLTYSLRPKELIHGVRWSTCAAFQFIGRKDEFIPLKHRFHFRGRPVILQKGRAFKVSYFKGNAQNDEPEARDSCSTFPKAPVQLSTQEDSEEILSDSHNVQKHPLSYAPEGREDTRAGSLAIQKLFRKWLIMLRTQTSSQGMDENIWEEHAEGVTSEGQQVTVRMKAGIMLKAALVYFLGLDAAISIPLLIFIPWYLTVKLVYGVEVTKELTPLWVLGPLIVALYIKIIEGLCSLYLFLFMQAVRLVKNLPTYSLLVHNYINEGKLKAVLWALFWKPLINIKNLDYRALFRGKVKQLEEWAVEKYLDYIESIWPYYCRTIRFLKKAHLI
- the LOC103702155 gene encoding uncharacterized protein At4g15545-like isoform X1, with translation MTQSGGGGGCGGGADYHLPDEILAVIPTDPYEQLDLARKITSMAIASRVSKLELENGRMRQKLAEKDRAIAELQDKLSHLDRMFQEADARLRVAFEENIKLSKERDSLAQTSKKLARDLAKLETFKRHLMQSLNDDNSSRSQETVDIRTYDQSVAKASSWKGLYFGLRSLFLPDCVSGPKSFLIVGCLHGCFPAYGVEDEGTISCSASNIVSGSAEVGNMIQDGASTNPAGQEFSITPPIAPRLTPTATPKVTSTSGSPRAYSIGGSPNLTSGATSPTNHRFDGHTGMSPWYPSSQQSSAASSPPRGRFMPGRTPRIDGKEFFRHVRSRLSYEQFGAFLANIKELNAHRQSREETLKKAEEIFGTDNKDLYLSFQGLLNRNLP
- the LOC103702155 gene encoding uncharacterized protein At4g15545-like isoform X3 — translated: MTQSGGGGGCGGGADYHLPDEILAVIPTDPYEQLDLARKITSMAIASRVSKLELENGRMRQKLAEKDRAIAELQDKLSHLDRMFQEADARLRVAFEENIKLSKERDSLAQTSKKLARDLAKLETFKRHLMQSLNDDNSSRSQETVDIRTYDQSVAKASSWKEDEGTISCSASNIVSGSAEVGNMIQDGASTNPAGQEFSITPPIAPRLTPTATPKVTSTSGSPRAYSIGGSPNLTSGATSPTNHRFDGHTGMSPWYPSSQQSSAASSPPRGRFMPGRTPRIDGKEFFRHVRSRLSYEQFGAFLANIKELNAHRQSREETLKKAEEIFGTDNKDLYLSFQGLLNRNLP
- the LOC103702155 gene encoding uncharacterized protein At4g15545-like isoform X6; this encodes MTQSGGGGGCGGGADYHLPDEILAVIPTDPYEQLDLARKITSMAIASRVSKLELENGRMRQKLAEKDRAIAELQDKLSHLDRMFQEADARLRVAFEENIKLSKERDSLAQTSKKLARDLAKLETFKRHLMQSLNDDNSSRSQETVDIRTYDQSVAKASSWKDEGTISCSASNIVSGSAEVGNMIQDATNPAGQEFSITPPIAPRLTPTATPKVTSTSGSPRAYSIGGSPNLTSGATSPTNHRFDGHTGMSPWYPSSQQSSAASSPPRGRFMPGRTPRIDGKEFFRHVRSRLSYEQFGAFLANIKELNAHRQSREETLKKAEEIFGTDNKDLYLSFQGLLNRNLP
- the LOC103702155 gene encoding uncharacterized protein At4g15545-like isoform X5; translation: MTQSGGGGGCGGGADYHLPDEILAVIPTDPYEQLDLARKITSMAIASRVSKLELENGRMRQKLAEKDRAIAELQDKLSHLDRMFQEADARLRVAFEENIKLSKERDSLAQTSKKLARDLAKLETFKRHLMQSLNDDNSSRSQETVDIRTYDQSVAKASSWKEDEGTISCSASNIVSGSAEVGNMIQDATNPAGQEFSITPPIAPRLTPTATPKVTSTSGSPRAYSIGGSPNLTSGATSPTNHRFDGHTGMSPWYPSSQQSSAASSPPRGRFMPGRTPRIDGKEFFRHVRSRLSYEQFGAFLANIKELNAHRQSREETLKKAEEIFGTDNKDLYLSFQGLLNRNLP
- the LOC103702155 gene encoding uncharacterized protein At4g15545-like isoform X4, producing MTQSGGGGGCGGGADYHLPDEILAVIPTDPYEQLDLARKITSMAIASRVSKLELENGRMRQKLAEKDRAIAELQDKLSHLDRMFQEADARLRVAFEENIKLSKERDSLAQTSKKLARDLAKLETFKRHLMQSLNDDNSSRSQETVDIRTYDQSVAKASSWKDEGTISCSASNIVSGSAEVGNMIQDGASTNPAGQEFSITPPIAPRLTPTATPKVTSTSGSPRAYSIGGSPNLTSGATSPTNHRFDGHTGMSPWYPSSQQSSAASSPPRGRFMPGRTPRIDGKEFFRHVRSRLSYEQFGAFLANIKELNAHRQSREETLKKAEEIFGTDNKDLYLSFQGLLNRNLP